From the Equus asinus isolate D_3611 breed Donkey chromosome 9, EquAss-T2T_v2, whole genome shotgun sequence genome, the window CCCTGCTTTTAGAAACTTGCAAGAGGGTCATGGGGCATGGGCTGGAAGGAGATGGATGTCTACTCTGAGTGTCCTGGCCTCCTGAGTGGCCTCAAGCATGGGCTTTATGGCTCACAGAGCATGCAGCTGAATATCTAAGATCCCTTCCAACcttagggccaggcttccccTTATTTAAAATGTGCCAATGGAGctactgtttatttaaaaaataatttaatgcttCCTTTTGTATCAGCTATatgtttgcttttcttatttaacACATAAAAATGATCTCAAAGGAACAGATAATGGTTGCATACGGTcaaggaatatatttttaatgttatcaCAAAAACATTTGTCAGTAGGATCCCAAAATATTTGCACACTAAtgcaaattacagaaaataaaacttcCTTTTTCTGAATATCACACATGGTATGTTAATAAGGCTGTAATTTTATCATAAGAGGTaactgagcatattttcataagTTCAAAAATGCACTTAGTTGATTTGTTAGAGAAACAAATGACAATAGATGGCCAAATGCCCTATGTGGAATTGCGTAAAACCAATCCTGTGCCGGAGCTGGTGTCTCGCGAGAGCAGACCgtgcttctctctccagctccaccAGTGATGTCACATCGGCAGCCTGCACTCAGCCACAGCGGGACTacttacaccatggaaatcagcaaatgctacagaTTTTCTTTTACCCAGAAAGCCAGTTATTAAACATTTTCCAGACACTACTGCACTCCTTTATCATTCTCTTTGTACATTAGTATATTTTTGAATGAACCATTTGAAAATAAGGTACAAACATCGGGTCCCATTACTCCTTAATACCTAAgtgtatattttcttaaaataaggatATTCTCCTACATCAAAACCAGGAAGTTAGCATTTATCCCATATTACTATCTGATCCACAGCCATTTTTCAAAATGTCTCTTCTTCTCCAAATAATGTCTTTTACAGGTCTAGGATACCATCCAGGTCACCTATGACATTACATGTCATGTCCCTTTTGTCCCCTTCAATCTGAAACAATTCCTTAATCTTGCCTTATCTTctatgaccttgacatttttgaggagTATCAGCCAGTTTGATGTTTCCTAATGACGTATTAATTTTGCGGGGTAGGAATACCTCAAAAGTGATGCTCTTGTATTCTTTTCACTGCATGGTGTCAGGAGGCATGCAGTGTAAACTTAGGCCAAATGTGGTAATGTTAACTTTTGTCACTTGGTTAATGCAGTGTCTGCCAGGCTCCTCCACTGTAAAGTTGATTAAGTGTTTTGTACTTCTAAATCAATAAGTAAGTAATTAGTAGTGTGTGGGGAGATATTTGAGACTTCTGCTGTAGGCTAgaactttctcttctccctcatttattcattcatttatttatgtatatcaGTATAGATACAGATCCTCttggattcctattttatttaatccataaCTGCCATTGATTGCCTTGATGTTgatctttggccagtgggagttcTTTCAAGCTGATTTTCTGTGCAACTGACATCTCCCCATCATTCTTGGAACGCTTCCTCACTTTCTGGTACAAGATGTTTGAGACTCATTCTGGCATGTTTTTTCCAACACCACCAAGCTATTAActtaattctgacactatctatctAGAGATCGTGTCAGCTCTCACAGGTTAAGGGCTGAATCCTACAAGAATGCCCTCCACTGCACacaccaattgcaagtccaggttgttacctgtgcttttgacCGATGTGCTATAAAAcggaggttcccacaaccccctccttgggttcaattaatttgctagagcagctcacagaactcaggaaaacagttgactgactagattactggtttattataaaaggatataactcaggaacagccagatggaagagttGCACAGGGCGAGGCCTGTGGGAATGGGCGCAgagcttccttgctttctctgAACACCTCTCTGTCTGCAAGTGGTCACAAGCCCGGAAGCTCTTTGAATccagtccttttgggttttaCAGATGCTTCATTACATAGGTGTGACTGATTAAATCGTTGGCCATCAGAGACTgcactcaatctccagcccctctcccctccctgaggtcaggggtagggggtggggctAAACTACAACCTCCTAATCACAtagttggttctcctggcaagcAGCTCCATCCTTGGGACTTTTCAGAAGTTAAGGGGTTGACTTAAACTCATTGTgattgaaaggggcttgttatgaatatcAAAATACACTCTCATCACattaggaaattccaaaggttttaggagctctgttcCAGAATTTAGgttgaagaccaaatatatatttcttattataaaagagAATATCACACCCATCTTGTATTttcccaggcccagccctggagtccgtcatttctccaaagagccttggttccttttagtgggaaaCAGGACTAAAAACCACATTCTGGGTGCCGGGAGTGCTCACTGGTAGAGGGGCATTACTGCTTCTAAGCCCTCACAACAGACAGAGCTAGGAATCATATGGATGCACACattgtccatctgtctgtctagcCATCTATCTATCAGCTACCTACCTATCACATGTGTTCCATGTAcctatacaaaataaaaaaccacGAGTTCACAGAGTTAttctttcattctctccttccctctttcgtattttctgtatttcctttctctgactGAGAAACTTAACTCTCAGCACACTTGGTAAATTTGCTTGTTGAGCAATTCTTGTCATTCTTACTTTAATGATCAAATTGCCCCACAAGCGGTCAGTGGAGCCTCTTCAGACCAGCATCTATGTCCTCTTGCTGTGTCCCCATCAGTTTTGCAGCACGTCTGTACTTTTTGGCAAAAGATGGTCCAGATTCACCCTGTGCTTTCTctgcccagccctggaatcagcttTATCTAAGTTCATTTTAGTGGGAACTGACGTTTAAAACTAGGATTGAGCCCTAGGTGAACTCATTGCCTATGACGTGACATTGCTTCTAGGCGTTTTTAGAGCTAGAAAATATATACGAATTAACTGATACCTCTAATTCAGTCCAATAATTTTCTCTCCCATtccactttctttcctcttcttccacaCGGAACGCCCTGGCTCCCAACAACATCAACACATTTTTACTCATTTGTTCAGTCCTACTATACACTCAAACGAGCTTTGGAACTCTTTTTCgtaaagaaaaatcatatttccACGCGCGCGCGTCGACATAGCCAAAGGTTCCTCTCTCCGTCCCCTTCTGCTGCGCTGAGTCTTTAGCTTTTGCTGACATTTTGGGGTGGGCGCTCAGGCCGTGCACTGATTCACTctagagaaagagggagagcaaAGCGCTTGCCAGGTGTCCAGGAAGCTGCCCAGGACCCAGTCCTGCGCTTCACCACAGGCCCACGGCAGTGTCTGAGGGCTCAAAGGGCTGCAACCAGGTGTCACTGTCGTCCTCTTCGGGGACACATGTCCCTCTAACGGGCAATGGGCAGATGGTGAGCGGATCCGGATGTTCACTGCCGTCATGGGCTCTGGGCCTGAAATAGGCGCAGAGCGACCCGGAGAAGGTGTCAGTGAAGGTGAAGATGTGGGAGCTGTCGGATACGTTGAAGAAGGACAGCCGTCCCGCCTCGCAGTCCAGGAAGACACCCACGCGCCGGGGGGGCACGCGCAGGGCGAGCGCGACGCGGTGCGGGTCCAGGACGAAGTACTCGCAGCCGTTCCACAGCCCCATCACCCAGTAGCCGCTGGCCGGACTCAGGCGCGCCGGCCCCGCGCGCGGCACCGAGGCCAGGCACGCCCCGAGGAACCAGCGGCTGCGCCGGCCCACGTGCACCTCCCAGTAGTGGCGGCCGGCGGCGAAGCGCTCGCGGCTCAGCACGCACGTCTGCTCCGAGAACCGCTGCGGATCGCCTGGCGCCAGGCCGCGGGCCGCTGCGCGGGAGGACACGCTCTTGCCATCCTCGGAGACCTCCAGGCTGGGGTGCGCGGAGGCCGGATCCAGAGTCACGTCCACTGCGCAGAAGCACGGGGTTAGCACCCGCAGAGGACGGTTCTGGGCCCGGCCTGTCCCCTCCCCTGACAAGCAAACCTCTGGTTCTCCCAGTGCAGCTATCCGTGGAATCATCacacactcccctccccccaaaacacTCTGGCGCTGAAGCGTCATGCAAGTCACTCCTCAGCATTTGAAAGTGTGCAGAGGAATCCTGTTTCCTGCCCGGACTGGAAGGTTCCTGATTTCCATACTAGCTGCCATGCAGAGCAGAGATAGCAAACAAGTAGGTCCATGGGGGACGAGCGCGGGCTCACGTCGCCCAAGTTCTGCTCAAGAAGGAGCTCAGGGCTGCTTCGAGTCCTGGCTGCTGCCGCcaccctgtgtgaccttgagagcATCACGTGAGCTCTGGGCCTCGATTTTACAGCAACATTaggattttaaaattgaaagagcCTGCTGAGATTATCTAGTCCGACGCCCTGTACTCCAACACCCCATCCCCCCAAACACATCCATTTGATGCGTGGGAACCCCAAGGATCCTTCAGTCAGATGAGAGGTTCCTCACAAACTGTATTCTCTCCCGCAAACAGGTTCTAGTAGCTGCCTTCTTGCCAGATGGAAACAAACCCAGTATACCAAAACCCAGAAAGCAAGGTGCGTGTGGGAGCACGTGCACACAgacgtgtgcgtgtgtgagggCAATCACATGGGTGCATGCAAGCATGgacgtgtgtacatgtgtgcacacacaggcatGTGTCATGTTGTGTCCCTGCGTGTGCAGGCCCCATACTTGGCACCCAGACAGACCCTTCCTCTAAGCTCAGATCTTTCCACCTCCCTTCTGTTTAAGTCACAGCTccttggtttcagttacctgcataTTGTTGGGCTGCTCTCCACTCTGAaaccaaagagagaagaaaaagaagtcagagatCTGAGTCACTAACTCTGGAACCTCGAGGGAGACTCAAGATGCATGAGGGATGCCTGCAAACTGAATAACCCCATTCCCACCGTGACCGTTGGTTTGGATCCAAATGGGTCTGGGTCCACCATAGAATTTTCCCAGGAATTTGGGGTTGGGTAGGGGCTTGTGTCCGTGCTAGGTTATACCAAAGCTGCACGGAGGCTGAAGTTGTGCCAGGCAAGGCAGGAGAATAGAGCATGTAGGCAAAGAGAACCCATACAAGTGGCTGGGATGCCCAGGATGATGGAAATGAAGCCTCAAGCTCTGACCAGGTCAGTCCCCCGGAGGCTCAGCTGAGCATGGCTCCTGTCCTAAGATGTCCTTTAGATACCCTGTCTTGCCTCTTTTCTTAATGTGAGCCATTCTGAGtggatttctgtttcattttatctTGTTCTGTGTTCAATAGAGAGATCGCAAAATATAGTCATGCaaatatagtcatgcaccacacaacaatgtttcagtcagtgACAAACCACATAGATGATGGTGGTCCCAAAAGATTAGTAccagtaccatagagcctaggtatgttgtaggctataccatctaggtttgtgtaaatacactctacaATGTTCACAGAactgcctaatgatgcatttctcagaatatatctcTGGTCTTAAGCAACACGTGACTGTAGCAAAAGCAGTAGCAGAAACAACAGCAGACGTTTCAGAGCTCCATCAATTTACAGCAGGGCCTTCCTACCCTGGTTTTGCAACAGAATAACCAGTAGAACTTTAAAAACATGTAACCCTTTCAAAGAATAACTCAATTCTATAAAGATGTTGATTCTCCCTAAATTTATCTATAAATTCAAAGTAATTCCATGCAAAACtacttttagattattttttaggAACTTcataaatttatcctaaaatttctattttaagaaggtccattaactttaaaaagaaagcagaaatggaGAACTTGTACTTTCAGGTACTATAAAAGCCACAGAAGTAAAAACAATGAAGTAATAGCTGGCCAACAGACAGACCCTCTAAATACGGGAACCGAATATGCACTAAAAGTGATACCCCCATCAATGGGGAAATCACAGATGGTGGAGTAGCTGGCACTGGGAAAACTGCCCCATCATATGGAGAAAAATCACTGGGTTCTCACCTAACAGCAAATAAAATGGCGCAtttcagatggattaaagacctcCACATAACACACATAAAGTGGATAAAAGAAAGTGTAAGagactgtatgatttcactcatatgtggaagataaacaaacacatggacaaagagaactatttagtggttaccagggggaaggagggtggaggatgggtacaaagggtgaaggggcacacctatatggtgactgacaaataataatgtacaactgaagtttcacaatgttttaaactatcataacctcaaaaaaaaaaagtaagagattATCTTTGTGACCTAAGAGTGAGGAAGGTCCTTTgcaagaaaacttcaaaaatacaAGGGACAAATTTGCTGAATTAGGTTTTATAGAAATTAATGACTTCTTTTCAATAAGGAGCACCATGGACAAAACAAATAGCAGATGACAGAATAGAAGAAGGAATTCACAATGTTTAAGACCAATGAGGGATTAATagcctatatatacatatatatataaagaactcctgtgaattaataagaaaaagatagcAATTCCATATGAAAAAAGGGCAAAGGTCACAAATGGCGATTTTCAGAAGATGTAGCCCCAAAACTAGAATATAAAGAGATGTCCAAACTTCTTAGTGTTCAGAGAAGTGCAGACTAAAAGCACAATGAGCCATCACTCATCCCCACTGACTGGCTCACCTAGAAAGCAGGCTCCTGTGTGATGCGGCATGTGGAGCCCCCATGCACTGCCAATGGCAGGATAATGGTGCTGCCTTAAGGGGGTCCCTCTATCTCACTTAGCATAGCCTCCATGGGCCAGCAATTCCCCTCCTGGGCGTACATGCCAGAGAAATCTCCACACAGGGCCAGAAGGCAATACAGTTGAGGCTACTCATTCAGCGTGGTTTGTGGTggtgtggagggagaggcaggctggAGGTCTACTCCAGGAGGGTGGCTGGCTAAAATGGGGTGCTCTGCAGCAAGAAGGAGAACAGACCAGACGGACATGTGGTGACAGATGAAACACAGTAGTGAGTGAGAAAAGCAAGGAAGAGCACAACACGATAAACGTCATTTACAGAAACTAAAATGTATGTGCACAAAGCTGTAATTCACATTTTGCAAGAATACAGTCATACATTGCTTAACcatggggacacattctgagaaatgagtagtcaaatgatttcattgttgtgtgaacatcatggagtgtacacaaacctagatggtatagcctaatacacacctaggctatatggtgctaatcttacgggaccaccatccAATATGGGACCACCATCCAATATGCGATCCATCGTTGACTGGAACATTGTTATGCAGCGCATGAttgtatatacaaaataaagataCATATTAGACTGTTTGCTTTATGGGGGCAATGGAGGAAAGTACAGGAAGAAATAGTTACATCTAGGGTAACTTGCCCACTCCCGAGCCATGAGTCAGAGTCTTTGAAAGTGGGCAGCAGGaatctaggtgattctgatgtgcaaaTAGGATTGGCACCAATGAGTTACAGTATGCTTACACCTCAGGACAATATAAAAGTAAATGCAAAAGTAAAACTCAAATATAACCTCTACCAAGGGACATAGATTAATACATGCCGTGTGGCCGTGGAATAAACCAGAATGAAGCATGGTTGGTTAATCAGAGCAGTGACTGGGATGCTGAGATGTAAAGTGGACAAAGGGAGAGAAATGAGCTTCACTCACCGGCCTGGCCTTCGGCCCTTCTCCAGTCTGAAGCAGCCAAGGGAAAACGGAATTAGAACACCAGGTCCCTGCAGCTTCCCTGCTCACATGATGCGTTTTGCACCCACCCCTGCCTCACTCCCCTTGCTCCTGCCACCCACACAGCCAGCAGGGTTCCATCCAGGTTGGGAAATGAGAAGAACACACATGGATACCCAGCTGCTAAAAGGTGGACAAGAAGAGTTCTAAGAAGGGTCACTTACCAAGCTCCGTCTGAAGCTTCTCTGTAAGCAGAACATAGAGAAACATCACAGCCTGGGGATGAGTGGAGACACCTTCCCAAGGCAGTGAGGCCACTGGGAAGAGGCTCCTCATCTTAAACCCCTGCTCATCCCAATCCCATCCTTGTGTCTGCATTGCCCTAAAAAAAGAGGCCCACCTGCAGGACTCTTGTGCCTCACCCTATTCTCTGCACAGGGCCCTGAAGGGAAAACAGTCTTGGTACAGAGGAGTCTCTTCCCAGGACTCAGGGCTGCTTTGAAGAGGCTACTGCTCATTTGCCCTGAAATCACAAGCTTTCTTGGAGAAGAGGTCCTGCACAAGTCCAGGCACTGAGCAGAGCCTGCGTGAGCCTCCGGGTCAGTCGCTTCCCGGGGACATTATTTAAAGGACTGGGAGGACATCACACTCCATTATTCCCCTGGCCAGATACCAAGACTGATATTTTGCCACCAGACATGCATTCTGTTGATTTCTCCACCCTAGGTCCTCATAttgttttggggtttgtttgtttgtttgctttgctaATGAAGatttgacctgagctaacatccatagccaaccttcctcctttttttgcttgaggaagattccctctgagctgacatctgtgccaacttcctctattttgtatgtgggtcactgccatagcatggctgacgagtgatgCAGGTCTGTGCTGGAATCCAAACCACCAACCCTCAAACCCTGGCAAAGGAAGCAGGGGccccaacttaaccacttcaccacgGGGTGGCCCCCCTAAGTCCTCTTAAAACCACATGCTCCTGGGAAAGGCAACACTATACACTAATTCCGGCTAGAATGTTAAGACTTATTATAGCtgagtttgggggtttttttcacTGCAGGACTAGGTAGACTGCAAGACAAGCTTGTCCAACCTAGCAATTTTGTCTGGAGTTTTACTGGAGTGGGCAAGGTGGTTCTTGAGGTCTTCCCCCAACCATGGCAGCCTTCTCCATTCCCCTTCCTTTGGactcactctcccctcctctgtaCACGCcgcgccccccctccccccgacacgcacgcacgcacgcacgcaccaTGGCTTCAAGGTGCTAAGCCCCTCCAGGAAGAAAAGCGAATCTGAAAAATTACTCCACTTGGTGCGAATTAAAGGAGCTCCTTCCCAGAGGCAGTTGTACTAAAGAGACAAGGACATTCTAGGAAGACGAACAGGAGGGAATAAATGCTTAATGGTGGAATTGTAACTGAATCGTATAATttgcaggggaggggctgggaaggtCTGTCCAGGGGGTCTCAGGTCAGACGTCCTTGGCAGCTGCGCACCAGTCTGGGAGTGGAGAGGTGGGAGGCACCGAAGGAAGGATCGTTGCCGTCCATCGCTCTCCAGAGGGAGCGTAAAATCACTGAACCTTTCCTTCCACTGCGCGCGAGCAGGGGCACCCAACTAGCCTGCAGCCAGCACTGTGTGCGTGGCACCCAGAACTTACCCAGCTCTGCTGTGAGTTTCcctagaaaagaaatgaagagaaaaagaggaaaatctctACCGACGAACACTGAAGCCTCGTTTCTCCAACGTGCACAAACTCGAGCGGCCGTGCGTTCTGGGGAGCGAGGCTGGGCTGGAGGCGCGGCAGGCGCGGGCCCCGAGGCAGTGGGCGCGGAGGAGCAAACCTCTGCCGCAGCCCAGCCCGGGTCTGCGGGGCTGGCCGTGCTGCCCGGCGCCCTCCCCCCTGCTCGTCAGGGATGCGAGCGCAGGGCGCGCCTCACCCCTGCTcacctttgtctttctctgcctcctgcttcAGCTTTTCTGcaagggggcggggaggggagaggcggTGAGGGGGCGCGCCCTCCCGCAGCCCCCTCGGGCCAGGCCCGGCCCGCCTCGTACCTTGGCGCCTCCGCTGCTTCTGAAAGAGCCACAGCGCGAGCGccgagggcagagccaggaggagcGGCAGCGCCATCAGAGTCCCGAGGAAAGCTCTCTTCCATGGGGAGCTTCCGGGTAAAAAGACGTCTGGAAAACACCCCCCAGGGAGTTGTCTAGATTTAGGCTAAACACCAAACACTAAGCGACAAAACTATTCTAGACCCTGCGTGCCGGAAAACCTTCCTAGCCACCTGTTGGCTCATCCCACCTCCTTGGCCCCACCAaagccatctgtaaaatgggcctgaGAGCAGGTCTCCAGAGGCGGAACCGAGGAACAGCGGCGGACTCGAACTCGTTCAGCGGAAAGGGGAAACTGCTGCAAACTGACAGCTGTGAAAGGACAGGAGCCGAGGGCCCCGCCCACTCCCCAGCTTGAGACTTCTCTGAGCATGGCCTTGGCCTCCTCCGCTTCTTTCCACTCTTGCCCCACACCTGAGGATAAGGAGAACGCGTGGTGTATTGTTGATATCTGAAGCCCAGCGAATTACTGCTTTCTATCCGCGCCATCGAATCCACAAGTCACCTCGCTGCTTCTTGCAAATACTGGGCTTCTACTTCTCCTCACACCATTGGAAGAATTGATAACAAAGCCACGTGGGGGCTGACTGACAGTTCCCCTGTGCCCTCTCCAGGCTCCCTAGGGAGGATCTGCCCAGAGGCAGGATGTGGCCCAGGGCAGCGCCCACAGTGGCCAGAGAGTAAAGAGAGGTCCAAATAATGGATAGTAATTCTTTAGAAATTCTTGTGGCAATTTAACAAAACAATTTTGTGTCTGTTGAAAATAATTATAGGAAATTGGTACTTTTATCTCAgtggtctttttaaaaagtatattttccttttctattgtggtaaaatatacataacataaaaactAGGGGCCAGCCGAGTGGctaattcacatgctctgcttgggcggcccagggtttcgctggttcagatcctgggcacac encodes:
- the LOC106825531 gene encoding butyrophilin-like protein 9 isoform X1; this translates as MVDFPVSLDSSQPVPLPSSLVFLTGLLLLLWPGELNSEALNEEVKVVGPEEPILALVGEEVEFLCQLSPYLDAEHMEIRWFRSHASHVVHLYQEGQELHGQQMAQFLNRTQLVRDDITDGSVTLQLRGVLPADAGPYGCRFLSSTFSGEAIWQLEVAGLGSDPHISLEGFKEGGIQLRCSSSGWYPKPQAQWRDHQGKCLPPETEAIIQDTQGLFSVETSVVVLEGAHSNVSCSIQNPFLVQKKEFVIQIADVFLPGSSPWKRAFLGTLMALPLLLALPSALALWLFQKQRRRQEKLKQEAEKDKGKLTAELEKLQTELDWRRAEGQAEWRAAQQYAVDVTLDPASAHPSLEVSEDGKSVSSRAAARGLAPGDPQRFSEQTCVLSRERFAAGRHYWEVHVGRRSRWFLGACLASVPRAGPARLSPASGYWVMGLWNGCEYFVLDPHRVALALRVPPRRVGVFLDCEAGRLSFFNVSDSSHIFTFTDTFSGSLCAYFRPRAHDGSEHPDPLTICPLPVRGTCVPEEDDSDTWLQPFEPSDTAVGLW
- the LOC106825531 gene encoding butyrophilin-like protein 9 isoform X2, which translates into the protein MVDFPVSLDSSQPVPLPSSLVFLTGLLLLLWPGELNSEALNEEVKVVGPEEPILALVGEEVEFLCQLSPYLDAEHMEIRWFRSHASHVVHLYQEGQELHGQQMAQFLNRTQLVRDDITDGSVTLQLRGVLPADAGPYGCRFLSSTFSGEAIWQLEVAGLGSDPHISLEGFKEGGIQLRCSSSGWYPKPQAQWRDHQGKCLPPETEAIIQDTQGLFSVETSVVVLEGAHSNVSCSIQNPFLVQKKEFVIQIADVFLPGSSPWKRAFLGTLMALPLLLALPSALALWLFQKQRRRQEKLKQEAEKDKGKLTAELDWRRAEGQAEWRAAQQYAVDVTLDPASAHPSLEVSEDGKSVSSRAAARGLAPGDPQRFSEQTCVLSRERFAAGRHYWEVHVGRRSRWFLGACLASVPRAGPARLSPASGYWVMGLWNGCEYFVLDPHRVALALRVPPRRVGVFLDCEAGRLSFFNVSDSSHIFTFTDTFSGSLCAYFRPRAHDGSEHPDPLTICPLPVRGTCVPEEDDSDTWLQPFEPSDTAVGLW
- the LOC106825531 gene encoding butyrophilin-like protein 9 isoform X3, which gives rise to MVDFPVSLDSSQPVPLPSSLVFLTGLLLLLWPGELNSEALNEEVKVVGPEEPILALVGEEVEFLCQLSPYLDAEHMEIRWFRSHASHVVHLYQEGQELHGQQMAQFLNRTQLVRDDITDGSVTLQLRGVLPADAGPYGCRFLSSTFSGEAIWQLEVAGLGSDPHISLEGFKEGGIQLRCSSSGWYPKPQAQWRDHQGKCLPPETEAIIQDTQGLFSVETSVVVLEGAHSNVSCSIQNPFLVQKKEFVIQIADVFLPGSSPWKRAFLGTLMALPLLLALPSALALWLFQKQRRRQEKLKQEAEKDKGKLTAELEKLQTELEWRAAQQYAVDVTLDPASAHPSLEVSEDGKSVSSRAAARGLAPGDPQRFSEQTCVLSRERFAAGRHYWEVHVGRRSRWFLGACLASVPRAGPARLSPASGYWVMGLWNGCEYFVLDPHRVALALRVPPRRVGVFLDCEAGRLSFFNVSDSSHIFTFTDTFSGSLCAYFRPRAHDGSEHPDPLTICPLPVRGTCVPEEDDSDTWLQPFEPSDTAVGLW